A single Candidatus Desulfofervidus auxilii DNA region contains:
- a CDS encoding radical SAM protein has product MKKFFPKKILIDKTVLDLPYTQEILKRISHIPQEVVAPETVKGEVYNKEILYLTRNKGRFFRPCPCTNKTFYISCEYYILEVGTNCAFDCTYCILQSYLNQPFIQVYVNLEDLFKELDDIKIKFYRVGTGELTDSLFLDHITQLSRYLVPYFARRDNLILELKTKSIIIDNLADLDHNGHTVISWSLNAPEIVLKEEKNTPTLEERLKAAHRCQEWGYWIGFHFDPIIYYPGWKEGYKEAVDLIFKYIQPEKIAWISLGTFRFMPSLKNIIRHRFPESKIIYGEFISGLDGKQRYFKPIRILLYKTILKWIREYAPQVNVYLCMERPEIWKEVFGYVPIKGALREMLNNIFKKN; this is encoded by the coding sequence TTGAAGAAATTTTTTCCCAAAAAAATTTTGATAGATAAAACAGTTCTTGATTTACCCTATACACAAGAAATTTTAAAAAGAATTTCACATATACCACAGGAAGTAGTGGCGCCAGAGACAGTAAAAGGTGAGGTTTATAATAAAGAAATTCTTTATCTTACACGTAATAAGGGACGTTTTTTTCGCCCTTGTCCTTGTACAAATAAGACATTTTATATTAGCTGTGAATATTATATTTTAGAAGTGGGGACTAATTGTGCTTTTGATTGTACTTATTGTATTTTGCAAAGTTATCTTAATCAACCTTTTATTCAAGTTTATGTAAATTTAGAAGACCTTTTTAAAGAATTAGACGATATAAAAATAAAATTCTATCGAGTGGGAACAGGAGAATTGACTGATAGCCTTTTTTTAGACCATATTACTCAATTAAGCCGTTATTTGGTTCCATATTTCGCTAGACGTGATAATTTAATATTGGAGTTGAAAACAAAAAGTATAATAATTGACAATTTGGCTGATCTTGATCATAATGGACATACTGTAATTTCTTGGTCACTTAATGCTCCAGAAATTGTATTAAAAGAAGAAAAAAATACTCCTACTCTTGAAGAACGTCTTAAAGCTGCTCATCGTTGTCAAGAATGGGGATATTGGATAGGATTTCATTTTGACCCAATAATTTATTATCCTGGTTGGAAAGAAGGATACAAAGAAGCTGTTGACCTAATCTTCAAATATATTCAACCAGAAAAGATTGCTTGGATCAGTTTAGGTACATTTCGATTTATGCCTTCTTTAAAAAATATTATAAGACACCGTTTCCCAGAGAGTAAAATTATTTATGGTGAATTTATATCAGGTTTAGATGGTAAACAACGATATTTTAAGCCTATTAGAATCCTTCTTTATAAAACAATTCTAAAATGGATAAGAGAATATGCTCCTCAAGTAAATGTTTATTTATGTATGGAAAGGCCAGAGATATGGAAAGAAGTTTTTGGCTATGTACCAATAAAAGGTGCATTAAGAGAGATGCTTAATAATATTTTTAAGAAAAACTGA
- the rsmG gene encoding 16S rRNA (guanine(527)-N(7))-methyltransferase RsmG: protein MEAKIKEILINGSETLGIKLKEKQIYQFQLYLLRLKKWSHHINLTGIKTERDIVIKHFLDSLTIFSFLKPQWELLDIGTGAGFPGIPLKIALPSLKLTLVEAKQKKVVFLKEIKRLLELKDIEIIQTHLPSPLLSKKTFNVVVGRAVAPLTEYIRLALPYVANQGLLIIMRGGKDNKKEIEQICKKYNLSIAIQKSFMLPFSNIKREVIALKKLKS, encoded by the coding sequence ATGGAAGCTAAGATTAAAGAAATTTTAATTAATGGTAGTGAGACACTTGGAATAAAATTAAAGGAAAAACAAATTTATCAATTCCAACTCTACTTACTTAGATTAAAAAAGTGGAGCCATCATATTAATCTCACTGGGATAAAAACAGAAAGAGATATTGTTATAAAACATTTTCTAGATTCACTTACTATTTTTTCTTTTTTAAAACCTCAATGGGAGCTATTAGATATTGGCACTGGTGCAGGCTTTCCAGGTATTCCTTTAAAAATTGCCCTCCCCTCTTTAAAATTAACTTTAGTTGAAGCAAAACAAAAAAAAGTAGTATTTTTAAAAGAGATTAAACGTCTTTTGGAATTAAAAGATATAGAAATTATTCAAACACACCTTCCATCTCCTTTATTATCAAAAAAAACATTTAATGTTGTTGTGGGGAGAGCTGTAGCTCCATTAACTGAATATATTCGATTAGCTCTACCTTATGTTGCAAATCAAGGTTTACTTATTATCATGAGAGGAGGTAAAGACAATAAAAAAGAAATTGAGCAAATTTGTAAAAAATATAATCTTTCAATAGCTATACAAAAAAGTTTTATGCTTCCTTTTAGTAATATTAAGAGGGAAGTAATAGCACTAAAAAAATTAAAAAGCTAG
- a CDS encoding putative manganese-dependent inorganic diphosphatase → MTNSKKRVFIIGHRNPDSDSICSAIAYAYFKNITDKKYLYIPARTGSLNAETQFILKYFGLEIPFLIKNVIPRVNDIDLKPPIYIYPEEPIYHAVQIMRKKEIRILPVVDEYQNILGIIGQMDIAQYYVEKITWDILTIPIQIKTLVLTLKGRILANPYKKEELKGRIFIAAMQKGTTLHYVQPGDIAILGDRTDIQLELIKAGCEVLILSEEPIISEEVLELAKEKGTIIISSPFSIYTIAQILPLSLPVKAIMKKAEVVHLDTPISDVKKRVLASRYRSVLVADSEGRLIGVITRSDLISPIQKKVILVDHNDSAQAVLGIKEAEILEIIDHHHLGDISTFKPIYVYNDPIGSTCTIITELMQLHRVEIVPEIAGALLGGILSDTLILTLSTTTERDKRAALFLAKKAGVNIEEFGRKLIKAQAEIKGKTAKEILFSDFKEYHIGDKKIGVGQILVLDRKEIEPLTKEIKLEMEKALNEQNFNLVTFIITCPFDQKGEQIFVKGEKEIIEMAFDIKIENDACFIPQVMSRKRDFIPQLAQAMTKYEF, encoded by the coding sequence ATGACTAACAGCAAAAAACGAGTATTTATTATTGGACACCGTAATCCAGACAGTGATTCTATTTGTAGTGCTATTGCGTATGCTTATTTTAAAAATATTACTGATAAAAAATACCTTTATATTCCAGCCAGAACAGGTTCTCTTAATGCTGAAACTCAATTTATTTTAAAATATTTTGGCCTTGAAATACCATTTCTTATTAAAAATGTTATTCCTCGAGTAAATGATATTGATTTAAAACCACCTATTTATATCTATCCTGAAGAACCTATATACCATGCAGTTCAAATTATGCGAAAAAAGGAAATTCGTATTCTTCCTGTAGTAGATGAATATCAAAATATATTAGGAATTATAGGACAAATGGATATTGCTCAATATTATGTAGAAAAAATTACTTGGGATATTCTTACTATTCCAATTCAGATTAAAACCCTCGTACTTACATTAAAAGGTCGTATTTTAGCCAATCCTTATAAAAAAGAGGAATTAAAAGGTCGCATATTTATTGCAGCTATGCAGAAAGGCACCACGCTTCATTATGTTCAACCAGGAGATATTGCGATTTTAGGTGATCGTACAGATATCCAATTAGAGCTAATCAAGGCTGGTTGTGAAGTATTAATTTTAAGTGAAGAACCAATTATTAGCGAAGAGGTTTTGGAATTAGCAAAAGAAAAAGGGACAATAATTATTTCTTCTCCTTTTAGTATATACACGATTGCTCAAATTCTTCCTCTTTCTCTTCCAGTAAAGGCTATCATGAAAAAAGCAGAAGTGGTTCATTTAGATACTCCAATTAGTGATGTTAAAAAAAGAGTTTTAGCTTCTCGTTATCGTTCAGTACTTGTAGCAGATTCTGAAGGAAGACTTATTGGTGTAATAACACGTTCTGATTTAATTAGTCCTATTCAAAAAAAGGTTATACTTGTTGATCATAATGATAGTGCTCAAGCAGTATTAGGTATAAAGGAAGCAGAGATATTAGAAATTATTGACCATCATCATTTAGGAGATATTTCTACTTTTAAACCTATTTATGTTTATAATGATCCTATAGGAAGCACCTGTACTATTATAACTGAACTTATGCAATTACATAGAGTAGAAATTGTGCCTGAGATTGCTGGTGCCCTTTTAGGTGGAATACTCTCTGATACTCTTATACTTACCCTTTCCACTACTACTGAAAGGGATAAAAGAGCAGCTTTGTTTTTAGCTAAAAAAGCTGGCGTTAATATAGAAGAATTTGGACGTAAGCTTATAAAAGCTCAGGCTGAAATTAAAGGAAAAACAGCTAAAGAAATCCTTTTTAGCGATTTTAAAGAATATCATATTGGTGATAAAAAAATAGGAGTAGGACAGATTTTGGTATTAGATAGAAAAGAAATTGAACCTTTAACTAAAGAAATTAAATTAGAAATGGAAAAGGCATTAAATGAACAGAATTTTAATTTAGTAACTTTTATCATTACCTGTCCATTTGATCAAAAGGGAGAACAAATTTTTGTTAAAGGAGAGAAAGAAATTATAGAAATGGCATTTGATATAAAAATAGAAAATGATGCTTGTTTTATTCCTCAAGTAATGTCAAGAAAAAGAGATTTTATACCTCAGTTAGCACAAGCAATGACTAAATATGAATTTTAA
- a CDS encoding endonuclease Q family protein has translation MFIADLHIHSKYSRATSRDMEVSTLYKWAKRKGIKVLGTGDFTHPHYLMELKKELEPLGNGLFKLKKGDESVYFMLTTEVSNIFSVRGRGRRIHTLIFAPSFEVVDKINAQLSRRGDLMADGRPTFGFHIKELVKIVLDISSDCLLIPAHAWTPWYGIFGSNGGFDSLEEAFEEEAKYIYAIETGLSSDAAMNWRLSALDKITLISNSDAHSPHRIGREANVFNCACDYYEIIDTIKKKDKNRFLCTIEFYPEEGKYHYDGHRKCNILFSPKETKEHNYICPVCGQPVTVGVMHRVETLADRPEGYRPEGAIPEIHLIPLEEIIAEAMNKQISTKGVQEEYERLVSYVPEFDILLKLSIEELSSFVPTNILEGIIRVREGNVFIRPGFDGVYGEIRIFPKSEKEKKETSQQLGLF, from the coding sequence GCGTAAAGGTATTAAAGTATTGGGGACAGGCGATTTTACCCATCCTCATTATTTAATGGAATTAAAAAAAGAACTTGAACCTTTAGGTAATGGTCTTTTTAAGTTAAAAAAAGGTGATGAATCTGTATATTTTATGCTTACTACTGAAGTAAGCAATATCTTTTCTGTACGTGGGAGAGGAAGACGTATTCATACTCTAATTTTTGCTCCTTCTTTTGAAGTAGTAGATAAGATTAATGCTCAATTATCTCGTCGTGGGGATTTAATGGCTGATGGTCGACCTACATTTGGTTTTCATATAAAAGAACTAGTAAAGATAGTTTTAGATATTTCCTCAGATTGTTTATTGATACCAGCTCATGCTTGGACTCCTTGGTATGGGATATTTGGATCAAATGGGGGATTTGATTCATTAGAAGAAGCATTTGAAGAGGAGGCAAAATATATTTACGCTATAGAGACTGGTCTTTCTTCTGATGCAGCTATGAATTGGCGGCTTTCTGCTTTAGATAAAATTACTCTTATTTCTAATTCAGATGCCCATTCTCCTCACAGAATTGGTAGAGAAGCTAATGTTTTTAACTGTGCCTGTGACTATTATGAAATTATAGATACAATAAAGAAAAAAGATAAAAATCGTTTTTTATGTACTATTGAATTTTATCCTGAAGAGGGAAAATATCATTATGATGGGCATCGTAAGTGTAATATTTTATTTTCACCAAAAGAAACAAAAGAACACAATTATATTTGTCCAGTGTGTGGACAGCCAGTAACAGTAGGGGTAATGCATCGAGTAGAAACTTTAGCAGATAGACCTGAGGGTTATCGACCAGAAGGAGCTATTCCAGAAATTCATCTTATTCCTTTAGAAGAAATTATTGCTGAAGCAATGAATAAACAAATAAGTACAAAAGGTGTGCAAGAGGAATATGAACGTTTAGTAAGTTATGTTCCAGAATTTGATATTTTACTTAAACTATCTATTGAAGAATTATCTAGTTTTGTACCAACAAATATTCTTGAAGGTATTATTCGAGTAAGAGAAGGTAATGTATTTATTCGTCCTGGTTTTGACGGTGTTTATGGAGAGATAAGAATTTTTCCTAAGTCAGAAAAAGAAAAAAAGGAAACTTCTCAACAATTGGGATTGTTCTAA
- a CDS encoding creatininase family protein produces the protein MQLETITMQDFEKQTKKIIILPFGSVEAHGKHLPLGTDTIIAYEIALKVGEKTGAIVAPPVYYGVCRSTKEHPGTISISASGFRLLVKDIINSFISQGCYRFLIFSGHAGSLHMAALKEIAEEMIETDLVKKIAVLSILDLLDENIGLETKKDSHAGELETALMLYLKPLWVKKIPSEDYPNFPRFLLVKEKRKYWPSAVWGNPLVASKEKGERFFNYLVEKLVNIVNLLKE, from the coding sequence ATGCAGTTAGAAACTATTACTATGCAAGATTTTGAGAAACAAACAAAGAAAATAATAATTTTGCCTTTTGGCTCAGTAGAAGCACATGGTAAACATTTACCACTTGGTACAGATACTATTATTGCTTATGAAATTGCTTTAAAAGTAGGAGAAAAAACAGGTGCTATTGTAGCTCCTCCAGTTTATTATGGTGTTTGTCGTAGTACAAAAGAACATCCAGGTACAATAAGCATTTCTGCATCAGGATTTAGATTATTGGTGAAAGATATTATTAATAGTTTTATCTCTCAAGGTTGCTATCGTTTTTTAATCTTTTCAGGTCATGCTGGCAGTTTACATATGGCTGCTTTAAAAGAAATAGCTGAAGAGATGATTGAAACAGATCTTGTGAAAAAAATAGCTGTTCTTAGTATTTTGGATCTTTTAGATGAAAATATAGGACTTGAAACAAAAAAAGATAGTCATGCAGGAGAATTAGAAACAGCTCTTATGCTTTATTTAAAACCTTTATGGGTTAAAAAAATACCATCTGAAGATTATCCGAATTTTCCACGTTTTTTATTAGTTAAAGAAAAAAGAAAATATTGGCCAAGTGCTGTTTGGGGGAATCCTCTTGTAGCGTCTAAAGAGAAAGGGGAAAGATTTTTCAATTATTTAGTAGAAAAATTAGTAAATATCGTAAATTTATTAAAAGAATAA
- a CDS encoding U32 family peptidase: protein MEILAPAGNFEAFFAALEKGADAIYVGIKTFNARAYARNFTLEELALMIPYAHQLGRKVFVALNSLIKETEWKDLIEIIIALGQIKPDAIIIQDLGIFWLCKHRFPHLVLHASTLMACHNVIGVKKLANMGFKRIVLARELTLKEIENIKKSVSVELEVFVHGALCFSYSGLCLASSYLGGQSSLRGRCRQPCRFLYQWGEEKGYYLSCNDLCALELIPILKEMRIDAIKIEGRMKSAEYVATVVEAYRLVRDASLDESQAAIDYAKSLLSKVESRPLTTGFFLTVKPKNVLDPKHPGAFGIYLGRVLRKEGERIFFRPEAELKAGDRIRAQNEIFGKGIAWKVKNLEKIGELICLNAPTMVEPGYLLFRVVSAIPGLKKSDKKLKTKLNQMVKPIDFKISSSSKKRLQQWIYAQGIEIPKKRFKRIIWWIRHEEVNYFLNYKLPEGSIPILSLNFQTYPLILAHFKKLLKKHPSLTISLPPIILPHQLAFFEKAIKQLLDLGFKRWQLANIGHFELFPEKKGLIFSSDYTFNIANHLALRTLKNMGIHFLMLSLELDKNTIKTLVKYWNKHEIVINVYMRMPIWISRLSLKPFWRSNSLISPLGEKYYPLKRDEITYILPEIPISLKDYLKELKSFGIYQFCVDLRFLLKKEVEKIVTSKGVFLPKGYQFNYQRGLA from the coding sequence ATGGAAATTTTGGCACCAGCTGGAAATTTTGAAGCTTTTTTTGCTGCTTTAGAAAAAGGTGCAGATGCAATATATGTAGGGATTAAAACATTTAATGCTAGAGCTTATGCAAGGAATTTTACTTTAGAAGAACTGGCATTAATGATTCCTTATGCACATCAATTAGGAAGAAAAGTTTTTGTTGCCCTAAACAGTCTAATTAAAGAAACAGAGTGGAAAGACTTGATAGAGATTATTATTGCTTTAGGGCAAATCAAACCAGATGCTATTATTATTCAGGATTTAGGTATTTTTTGGTTATGTAAACATCGTTTTCCTCATTTGGTTCTTCATGCCAGCACTTTAATGGCTTGTCATAATGTTATAGGAGTAAAAAAGTTAGCAAATATGGGATTTAAACGAATTGTATTAGCTAGAGAGCTTACACTTAAAGAAATAGAAAATATAAAGAAATCAGTTTCAGTAGAATTAGAGGTTTTTGTACATGGAGCTTTATGTTTTAGCTATTCTGGTCTTTGTTTGGCAAGTAGTTATTTAGGTGGGCAGAGTAGTTTAAGGGGAAGGTGTCGTCAACCTTGCCGTTTTCTTTATCAATGGGGAGAAGAAAAGGGTTATTATTTATCCTGTAATGATCTTTGTGCTTTAGAGTTAATACCTATTTTAAAAGAAATGAGAATTGATGCTATAAAAATTGAAGGGCGTATGAAGAGTGCAGAGTATGTAGCTACAGTAGTAGAGGCATATCGGTTAGTGCGAGATGCTTCACTAGACGAATCTCAAGCAGCTATTGATTATGCTAAATCTTTACTTAGTAAAGTTGAAAGTAGACCACTTACCACTGGTTTTTTTCTTACTGTAAAACCTAAAAATGTGCTTGATCCTAAACATCCTGGAGCGTTTGGTATATATTTAGGAAGGGTTTTACGTAAAGAAGGTGAGAGAATCTTTTTTCGACCTGAGGCAGAATTAAAAGCAGGTGATAGAATTCGTGCTCAAAATGAAATTTTCGGTAAAGGGATAGCATGGAAGGTAAAAAATTTAGAAAAAATTGGAGAATTAATTTGTCTTAATGCTCCAACAATGGTTGAACCAGGTTATCTTCTTTTTCGAGTTGTTAGTGCAATACCTGGTTTAAAAAAATCAGATAAAAAATTAAAAACAAAATTAAATCAAATGGTTAAACCAATTGACTTTAAAATTTCTTCTTCATCTAAAAAACGCTTGCAGCAATGGATATATGCTCAAGGTATTGAAATACCAAAAAAAAGATTTAAAAGAATTATTTGGTGGATTCGCCACGAAGAAGTAAATTATTTTCTCAATTACAAATTACCTGAAGGAAGTATTCCCATTTTATCTCTTAATTTTCAAACATACCCACTTATTCTTGCTCATTTTAAAAAATTATTAAAAAAACATCCGTCTTTAACAATCAGCCTTCCTCCAATAATTTTACCTCATCAATTGGCTTTTTTTGAAAAAGCTATAAAACAGCTTTTAGATTTAGGATTTAAACGTTGGCAATTGGCTAATATAGGCCACTTTGAGCTTTTTCCAGAGAAAAAAGGCTTAATCTTTAGTAGTGACTACACCTTTAATATAGCAAATCATTTAGCTTTGCGAACTTTAAAGAATATGGGTATACATTTTTTAATGCTTTCTTTAGAATTAGATAAGAATACTATTAAAACACTAGTTAAATATTGGAATAAACATGAAATAGTTATAAATGTTTATATGAGAATGCCTATTTGGATCTCTCGCTTAAGCTTAAAACCTTTTTGGCGCTCCAATTCTCTTATATCTCCATTAGGGGAAAAATATTATCCTCTTAAAAGAGACGAAATTACTTATATTTTACCTGAAATTCCCATCTCTTTGAAAGATTATCTAAAAGAATTAAAATCATTTGGAATTTATCAGTTCTGTGTGGATCTAAGATTCCTTCTTAAGAAAGAAGTAGAAAAAATTGTTACATCAAAAGGTGTATTTTTACCTAAAGGATATCAGTTCAATTATCAAAGAGGTTTGGCATGA
- a CDS encoding TlpA family protein disulfide reductase — translation MKRLAIFLLILFLACGEKSVPEYAPDFTLPDLKGDKISLSDFRGKIVILEFFTTWCKSCRLIVPDLNQLYNRYRDKNVIFLGISLDENVDRIYDFAKKLNIAYPILIGNEDIVLKYGGISVLPHLVIVDPKGRIYKTHQGFMKKKKLEDDIISLIHLGP, via the coding sequence ATGAAAAGACTAGCTATTTTTTTATTAATTCTTTTTTTAGCATGTGGAGAAAAAAGTGTTCCTGAATATGCACCAGATTTTACTTTACCAGATTTAAAAGGAGATAAAATTTCTCTTTCTGATTTTAGAGGCAAAATTGTTATATTAGAATTTTTCACTACTTGGTGTAAATCTTGCCGTTTAATAGTACCTGATTTAAATCAACTTTATAATCGTTATAGAGATAAAAATGTAATTTTTTTAGGTATCAGTTTAGATGAGAACGTTGATCGTATTTACGATTTTGCAAAAAAATTGAATATTGCATATCCAATACTTATTGGGAATGAAGATATTGTTTTAAAATATGGTGGGATTTCTGTATTGCCTCATCTTGTTATTGTAGATCCAAAGGGACGTATATACAAAACGCATCAAGGATTTATGAAAAAGAAAAAACTTGAAGATGATATTATAAGTTTAATACATTTAGGACCTTAA
- a CDS encoding FAD-dependent oxidoreductase, with amino-acid sequence MKNVIVIGAGLGGLSVASALLKAGFKVKIFEKTSHIGGRCRSIWLGNEEFGRYPFDVGPIFSGTNIIKLIKNELKEKPNFKPEFVKIYIFSNKKFLMNMPPRHHLLKNLKKMGFSFSESIFFIYKLWKQRQFDSYSYMDSHNDIACFLTKNQLMRNILNMRAGLFHGCLPDDMPGYTFNAKDYGRPFYPSGGMQKIPDTFLNVIKKYNGQIYTNMSVDKILIENNKTVGVVVQGEFIKADFVISAISIVETVLKLCKGVSFKNEFLKLIKSYKQGLEVSMFFMIVDKNKIDVEDGNVLYAFLPESDLNKVMHQLFNGIYPNDPPFGIFFTKSGKFRPVTLLFYTPKGEKNKKRIIQAGEFLLEIANLAIPNLINAIVWRKIITSLDYPNEIGFKSCVLPVAESKNYKKVSFQLPIKNLFNVGSSVLPSGGGTVQAVKSGLECAKFIIKGNKLCS; translated from the coding sequence ATGAAAAATGTAATTGTAATTGGAGCAGGGCTTGGTGGTCTTAGTGTAGCAAGCGCACTTCTTAAAGCAGGTTTTAAGGTTAAAATTTTTGAAAAAACATCTCATATAGGAGGGAGATGTCGTAGTATCTGGCTTGGAAATGAAGAATTTGGCAGATATCCATTTGATGTGGGCCCAATATTCTCAGGAACAAATATTATTAAATTAATTAAAAATGAATTAAAAGAAAAACCTAATTTTAAACCAGAATTTGTAAAAATTTATATATTTTCTAACAAAAAATTCCTTATGAATATGCCTCCCAGACATCATTTATTAAAAAATCTTAAGAAAATGGGATTTTCTTTTTCTGAAAGTATATTTTTTATTTATAAATTATGGAAACAAAGACAATTTGATAGTTATTCATATATGGATTCTCATAATGATATAGCTTGTTTTCTTACAAAAAACCAATTGATGCGAAATATCCTTAATATGAGAGCTGGTTTATTTCATGGGTGTCTTCCAGATGATATGCCTGGTTATACATTTAATGCAAAGGATTATGGAAGACCTTTTTATCCATCTGGTGGCATGCAAAAAATACCAGATACTTTTTTAAATGTTATAAAAAAGTATAATGGCCAAATTTATACAAATATGTCTGTAGATAAAATTTTAATTGAGAATAATAAAACAGTAGGGGTGGTAGTTCAAGGGGAATTTATAAAAGCTGATTTTGTTATAAGTGCTATAAGTATTGTTGAGACAGTATTAAAACTTTGTAAAGGGGTAAGTTTCAAAAATGAATTTCTTAAATTGATTAAATCATATAAACAAGGTTTAGAAGTTTCAATGTTTTTTATGATTGTAGATAAAAATAAAATTGATGTAGAGGATGGTAATGTTTTGTATGCATTTTTGCCAGAGTCTGATTTAAATAAAGTTATGCATCAACTTTTTAACGGCATTTATCCAAATGATCCGCCATTTGGTATATTTTTTACAAAAAGTGGAAAATTTAGACCAGTCACTCTTTTGTTTTATACTCCAAAAGGAGAAAAAAATAAAAAACGTATAATTCAAGCAGGAGAATTTCTTCTTGAAATAGCTAATTTGGCAATCCCTAATCTTATAAATGCCATTGTTTGGAGAAAGATTATTACTTCATTAGATTATCCAAATGAAATAGGTTTTAAAAGTTGTGTTTTGCCTGTTGCTGAAAGCAAAAATTATAAAAAAGTTTCTTTTCAATTACCTATTAAAAATCTTTTTAATGTAGGTTCTTCTGTGCTTCCAAGTGGTGGTGGAACAGTTCAGGCTGTAAAGTCTGGATTAGAATGTGCAAAATTTATTATTAAAGGAAATAAATTATGCAGTTAG
- a CDS encoding HDOD domain-containing protein produces MQNKIEDILKQVRFLKPTSGAVIKVLNVLNDPNTDAEEIKDAILLDPALTADVLRISNSAFFAFRQKITSIKHAVVLLGRKILKKIVFTVQMKGILNKKLKGYPQTEHTLWEHSLVAAVSAELIAEKLKYKNKELAYIGGLLHDIGKIILDQYVKNAFEEITKKLAEGMDLLNIEKEMFGYNHAEIGGIIAENWQLPLPIKESIAFHHSPTEATQEVIIALIVYLANNLATFISPVGFHSTPQTESQLLNEIGLNEADLEEIMVNVIAKKEDILAF; encoded by the coding sequence ATGCAAAATAAGATAGAAGATATCTTAAAACAAGTAAGATTTTTAAAGCCTACAAGTGGTGCAGTTATTAAAGTATTGAATGTATTAAATGATCCCAATACAGATGCAGAAGAAATAAAAGATGCTATTCTTTTAGATCCAGCCCTAACAGCCGATGTTTTACGTATAAGTAATTCTGCCTTTTTTGCCTTTAGACAAAAAATTACTAGCATTAAACATGCTGTAGTTTTATTAGGTAGAAAAATATTAAAGAAAATTGTTTTTACTGTTCAAATGAAAGGTATTTTAAATAAAAAATTGAAAGGATATCCTCAAACAGAACATACTTTATGGGAACATTCATTAGTAGCTGCTGTTTCTGCAGAACTTATTGCTGAAAAACTTAAATATAAAAATAAAGAATTAGCCTATATTGGTGGTCTTCTCCATGATATAGGTAAAATTATATTAGATCAATATGTAAAAAATGCCTTTGAAGAAATTACAAAAAAATTAGCAGAAGGTATGGATTTATTAAATATAGAAAAGGAAATGTTTGGATATAATCATGCTGAAATAGGTGGAATTATTGCTGAAAATTGGCAATTGCCTCTTCCTATAAAAGAATCAATTGCTTTTCATCATTCTCCAACAGAGGCTACTCAAGAAGTTATTATTGCTCTAATTGTCTATCTTGCCAACAACCTTGCTACTTTTATCTCTCCTGTTGGTTTTCATTCTACACCACAAACTGAGTCTCAACTTCTTAATGAAATAGGCTTAAATGAAGCTGATTTAGAAGAAATTATGGTCAATGTTATCGCTAAAAAAGAGGATATTCTAGCTTTTTAA